In the Candidatus Omnitrophota bacterium genome, one interval contains:
- the thiS gene encoding sulfur carrier protein ThiS, producing MKITVNGQCRELNNPTNLKDIVHMFCKDSSRVISEINGEIVKASQWDRTTVEDGDIIELVSFVGGG from the coding sequence ATGAAAATCACAGTCAACGGCCAATGCAGAGAGCTCAACAATCCTACGAACCTTAAGGACATCGTCCATATGTTCTGCAAGGACAGCTCCCGCGTCATTTCCGAGATCAACGGAGAGATCGTGAAGGCCTCCCAGTGGGATAGAACCACGGTGGAAGACGGCGACATCATCGAGCTGGTCAGTTTCGTGGGCGGGGGTTGA
- a CDS encoding S-adenosylmethionine decarboxylase: MTTEATNKAFGYQLLLDLYGCKEGACDDLTLCYKFLDESVAALGMEKQAPPNIFRSDDKLFPDKAGLSGWVPLIESSIVIHTLTVKNFISVDVYCCKSFDVKVAKELCRKFFAPKRIDGQFIERGWDYYKSDSDHHTVTVKKAESKSPEIIIHKKEAIAV, translated from the coding sequence ATGACGACAGAAGCAACCAATAAGGCGTTCGGATACCAGTTGTTATTGGATCTCTACGGTTGCAAAGAGGGCGCGTGCGACGATCTGACGCTGTGTTACAAGTTCCTGGACGAAAGCGTGGCGGCCTTGGGGATGGAGAAACAGGCCCCGCCGAACATCTTCCGCAGCGATGACAAGCTTTTCCCGGACAAGGCCGGGCTGTCGGGATGGGTCCCTTTGATCGAGAGTTCGATCGTGATCCACACCCTGACGGTGAAGAACTTCATCTCGGTGGACGTGTACTGCTGCAAGAGTTTTGACGTGAAGGTCGCCAAGGAGCTTTGCCGCAAGTTTTTCGCGCCGAAGCGCATCGACGGCCAGTTCATCGAACGGGGATGGGATTATTACAAATCGGACTCCGACCATCACACCGTGACGGTCAAGAAGGCCGAATCCAAGAGCCCGGAGATCATCATCCACAAGAAGGAAGCTATAGCCGTATAG
- the leuS gene encoding leucine--tRNA ligase, which translates to MPYSTHDILRVEEKWQKIWAEKSVFKAAMDPAKKKYYVLEMFPYPSGKIHMGHVRNYTIADVIARFKMAQGYSVLHPMGYDAFGQPAENAAIKHKTDPSKWTYSCIDQMREELKRMGFSYDWDRELSTCDKEYYRWNQWIFLKMFEKGLAYKKASSVNWCPSCETTLANEEVINGACWRCKSEVAQKDLEQWYLKITQYSEQLLEDLKKLKEWPERVIAMQENWIGKSYGVEIHFKVKKTGETLPVFTTRPDTIFGATYVVLAPEHPLVEKLITGAAQEKAVRAFVEKVGNLSKSLRVSADKRKDGIFTGEYAVNPVNGEEIPIWVGDYVLMEYGTGAIMAVPTHDQRDFLFAREHGLPLRIVIQDAKNPGMTEKDMTQAHEGEGRLVHSKQFDGQDNEPAKQKIAEWMEQKHMGRVTVHWRLRDWLISRQRYWGTPIPMIYCEKCGIVPVPENQLPVVLPENVKITGEGGSPLAKSAEFVNTTCPKCNATARRETDTMATFFDSSWYFLRYASARNDKEIFDKKEAAYWMPVDQYIGGIEHAILHLLYSRFFTKFLRDLGLVAADEPFTRLLTQGMVLKDGEVMSKSRGNTVDPDAVISRYGADTLRLFILFAAPPEDQLEWNDNAMDGAWRFLNRIWNVIEDKCKPAPDSVAEDRMDDADRALERERNAAIKKTTEDIAGFKFNTAISQLMILMNAVEKYLPVMADSPVRQALLNRTMKTVVLLLSPMTPHICEELWQRMGGTEESIVRVKWPEFDESAMKKASVQVVVQINGKLRGKFTVPPDLPEAALRETVLADAKIQEYLQGKDIKKFIVVPNKLVSIVI; encoded by the coding sequence ATGCCCTATTCCACCCACGACATCCTTCGCGTCGAAGAAAAATGGCAAAAGATCTGGGCGGAGAAGTCCGTCTTCAAGGCCGCCATGGATCCCGCCAAAAAGAAATATTACGTCCTCGAGATGTTCCCTTACCCGTCGGGCAAGATCCACATGGGGCACGTGCGCAATTACACGATCGCGGACGTGATCGCCCGGTTCAAGATGGCGCAGGGATACAGCGTCCTGCACCCGATGGGCTACGACGCCTTCGGCCAGCCGGCCGAGAACGCGGCCATCAAGCACAAGACCGATCCTTCCAAGTGGACGTATTCCTGTATCGACCAGATGCGCGAGGAGCTCAAGCGCATGGGGTTTTCCTATGACTGGGACCGCGAACTTTCCACCTGCGACAAAGAATACTACCGCTGGAACCAGTGGATCTTCCTCAAGATGTTCGAGAAAGGGCTGGCCTACAAGAAGGCCTCGTCCGTGAACTGGTGCCCGTCGTGCGAGACCACGCTGGCCAACGAAGAGGTCATCAACGGCGCGTGCTGGCGCTGCAAGTCCGAGGTCGCGCAAAAAGACCTGGAGCAGTGGTATCTGAAGATCACGCAGTATTCGGAACAGCTCCTGGAGGATTTGAAAAAACTGAAAGAGTGGCCGGAGCGCGTGATCGCCATGCAGGAAAACTGGATCGGCAAGAGCTACGGGGTCGAGATCCATTTCAAGGTCAAAAAAACAGGGGAGACCCTGCCGGTGTTCACCACAAGGCCCGACACGATCTTCGGCGCGACGTATGTGGTCCTGGCGCCGGAGCATCCGCTGGTTGAAAAATTGATCACAGGCGCGGCACAGGAAAAAGCGGTGCGTGCGTTTGTGGAGAAGGTAGGGAATTTGAGCAAGAGTTTGCGCGTGTCGGCGGACAAGCGCAAGGACGGCATCTTCACCGGCGAATACGCGGTCAATCCTGTGAACGGCGAAGAGATCCCGATCTGGGTCGGGGATTATGTTTTGATGGAATACGGGACCGGCGCCATCATGGCGGTGCCGACGCATGACCAGAGAGATTTCCTGTTCGCCAGGGAGCACGGGCTTCCGTTGCGGATCGTCATCCAGGACGCGAAGAATCCCGGCATGACCGAGAAGGACATGACGCAGGCGCACGAGGGGGAAGGCAGGCTCGTCCATTCGAAACAGTTCGACGGGCAGGACAACGAGCCGGCCAAACAGAAGATCGCCGAATGGATGGAGCAAAAACATATGGGCCGGGTCACGGTGCACTGGCGCCTGCGCGACTGGCTGATCTCCCGGCAGAGATACTGGGGAACGCCGATCCCGATGATCTATTGCGAGAAATGCGGCATCGTTCCTGTGCCGGAAAATCAGCTGCCGGTGGTCCTGCCGGAGAACGTGAAGATCACCGGCGAGGGCGGAAGCCCGCTGGCCAAGAGCGCGGAGTTCGTGAACACGACGTGCCCGAAATGCAACGCCACGGCCCGGCGGGAAACGGACACCATGGCGACGTTCTTCGATTCGTCGTGGTATTTTCTCCGCTACGCCTCGGCGCGCAACGATAAAGAAATTTTCGACAAAAAAGAAGCGGCCTACTGGATGCCGGTGGACCAATACATCGGCGGGATCGAGCACGCGATCCTTCACCTTTTGTATTCAAGGTTTTTCACGAAGTTCCTGCGCGACCTGGGGCTGGTCGCGGCGGACGAGCCGTTCACGCGGCTTTTGACCCAGGGCATGGTGCTCAAGGACGGCGAGGTCATGTCCAAGTCCCGCGGCAACACCGTGGACCCGGACGCGGTCATCAGCCGTTACGGCGCGGACACCCTGCGATTGTTCATCCTGTTCGCCGCTCCGCCGGAGGACCAGCTCGAATGGAACGACAACGCCATGGACGGGGCGTGGAGATTTCTGAACCGCATCTGGAACGTGATCGAGGACAAATGCAAGCCGGCACCGGACAGCGTCGCCGAGGACCGGATGGACGACGCGGACCGCGCGCTGGAGCGCGAGCGCAACGCCGCGATCAAGAAGACCACGGAGGACATCGCGGGCTTCAAGTTCAACACGGCCATCAGCCAGCTGATGATCCTGATGAACGCCGTCGAGAAATATCTGCCGGTGATGGCGGACAGCCCTGTGAGGCAGGCCCTGCTCAACCGCACGATGAAGACCGTTGTCCTGCTGCTGTCGCCCATGACCCCGCACATTTGCGAGGAATTGTGGCAGAGGATGGGCGGGACAGAGGAGAGCATCGTGCGCGTGAAATGGCCGGAGTTCGACGAATCGGCGATGAAAAAAGCGTCGGTGCAGGTCGTGGTCCAGATCAACGGCAAGCTGCGCGGCAAGTTCACGGTCCCGCCGGATCTCCCGGAGGCCGCCCTGCGCGAGACCGTCCTGGCCGACGCCAAGATCCAGGAATATCTCCAGGGCAAGGACATCAAGAAATTCATCGTCGTGCCCAACAAGCTCGTCAGCATCGTGATTTGA
- a CDS encoding transposase, which produces MTRKENPVAGEIYHVFNKSIAGFRIFQVEADFVRMRYLMRYYQYAGMPSYAHFGSQDCVKINGFDKCFRDVLQGKLRIVDVYAFCIMPTHIHLVLKPLTNGSVAQFMGNILNSYSKYFNFKYDRQGPLWTGPFKNVLVETEEQLLHLIRYIHLNPAVANLVSAVDGWQYSSYREYLGQVTIQKGVCSKLYLGGMLKNAYQKFVEERLPYQKELALIKHLVKE; this is translated from the coding sequence ATGACAAGAAAAGAAAACCCTGTGGCCGGCGAAATTTATCATGTGTTCAATAAGAGCATAGCGGGGTTTAGAATATTTCAAGTCGAGGCAGACTTTGTGAGGATGCGGTATTTGATGCGGTACTATCAATATGCAGGGATGCCCTCTTACGCACATTTTGGGAGTCAAGATTGCGTAAAAATAAACGGTTTTGATAAATGCTTTAGGGATGTTCTTCAAGGCAAGCTTCGCATTGTTGATGTTTATGCATTCTGTATTATGCCGACTCATATTCACCTTGTCTTGAAACCATTGACAAACGGGAGCGTTGCCCAGTTTATGGGCAATATTTTGAATAGTTATTCCAAATATTTTAATTTTAAATACGATCGACAAGGACCGCTTTGGACAGGGCCTTTCAAGAATGTCTTGGTTGAAACAGAGGAGCAGCTTCTTCATTTGATTCGGTATATTCATTTGAATCCAGCGGTTGCTAATTTGGTATCGGCGGTCGATGGTTGGCAGTATTCGTCTTACCGTGAATATTTGGGACAAGTCACAATCCAGAAAGGTGTGTGTTCAAAGTTATACCTGGGGGGCATGTTGAAAAATGCATATCAGAAATTTGTAGAGGAACGTTTGCCGTATCAAAAGGAATTGGCTCTGATCAAGCATTTGGTGAAGGAATGA
- a CDS encoding helix-hairpin-helix domain-containing protein, whose protein sequence is MIGLTRQERAVLLVFGAVIFCGTGLDWVFKMFPKAGEAVHFIDAQSMDGRVDINSASAEQLEKLPRVGRVLAQRIAAYRKEHGPFREIGELRNVEGIGPKSFERIAPFVRPVNFSQD, encoded by the coding sequence ATGATTGGGTTGACGAGGCAGGAGAGGGCGGTTTTGCTGGTATTCGGCGCGGTGATTTTTTGCGGCACGGGACTGGATTGGGTTTTTAAGATGTTCCCGAAGGCCGGGGAGGCGGTGCATTTCATCGACGCGCAGTCCATGGACGGGCGGGTGGACATTAACAGCGCTTCGGCGGAACAGCTGGAAAAACTCCCCCGCGTGGGCCGGGTGCTCGCGCAGAGGATCGCGGCGTACCGGAAGGAGCACGGGCCGTTCCGCGAGATCGGCGAGCTGCGAAACGTCGAAGGGATCGGGCCGAAGAGCTTTGAGCGCATCGCGCCGTTTGTGCGCCCGGTGAATTTTTCGCAAGATTAA
- a CDS encoding ComEC/Rec2 family competence protein: MRKAEPLYWGPLSGVFLLFILGIVLQDLLRFPAGAWALTSGVSLVAAAAARRRPAAAMALFGLFLIAAGGFSLANQRAYSREHITFTGRYYQGETVTLTGRIVSEVQRRSSPSGMKTTFTLDVRRIETPQMFSRTTGRVLVTWHGEPDAAYGDDIAVDGRLKRAFDYRGRVRFSYRKYLSRQGIEWTFSAKRSAEGRVLSRGNGHPVRELAIRASGRLKKIIQDHFPPGEAGLLTAFLLGDRLALPDSINQIFFRTGTLHVLAISGSHVVVVAACVFFLLKLLPVPFRAQYLLVILFLVFYAVMTGARPSVVRAVLMTSVFLASFMFERETMSLNTLSLSGLALCLWNPENVFDLGFQLSFLSVFTIIVFYPPAAETLARASVRGRHLPKILTDAVAVSFAAWLGVAGVVAYNFMIVTPVTMPANLLVVPLMGALVVLGMGMLFCGLAAPFLLYAFVPCVSVVINAMIIAADLADRVPGAYFYWKGVSWGHAVCYYGVIGFLACGPRLAGGPAAKAIKGGVPD, encoded by the coding sequence ATGAGGAAGGCGGAGCCGCTGTATTGGGGGCCTTTATCCGGGGTTTTTCTTCTATTCATCCTGGGGATCGTTCTGCAGGATCTCCTGCGTTTTCCGGCGGGGGCCTGGGCCTTGACGAGCGGGGTGTCCCTCGTTGCCGCGGCCGCGGCGCGGCGCCGCCCGGCCGCCGCGATGGCCCTGTTCGGCCTCTTTCTGATCGCCGCCGGAGGATTTTCTCTCGCCAACCAGAGGGCCTATTCGCGCGAACACATTACGTTTACCGGCCGTTATTATCAGGGGGAGACAGTCACCCTGACCGGTCGGATCGTGTCGGAAGTCCAGAGGCGGTCCTCGCCGTCCGGCATGAAAACAACCTTTACGCTGGACGTCCGGCGCATCGAGACCCCGCAGATGTTTTCCAGGACAACGGGGAGGGTCCTGGTCACGTGGCACGGCGAGCCGGACGCGGCTTACGGCGATGACATCGCGGTCGACGGCCGGCTGAAACGGGCGTTCGACTATCGCGGGCGCGTCCGTTTTTCCTACCGCAAATACCTTTCCCGGCAAGGCATCGAGTGGACGTTTTCCGCCAAGCGGTCCGCCGAGGGCCGGGTGTTGTCCCGGGGGAACGGCCATCCTGTGCGCGAGCTGGCGATCCGGGCTTCGGGCCGTTTGAAAAAGATCATCCAGGACCATTTTCCTCCCGGTGAAGCGGGCCTCCTGACCGCGTTTTTGCTGGGGGACCGGCTGGCCCTGCCGGATTCGATCAATCAAATATTTTTTCGCACCGGCACGCTCCATGTCCTGGCGATCAGCGGCTCGCACGTGGTGGTCGTGGCGGCGTGCGTGTTTTTTCTGCTGAAACTCCTGCCGGTCCCGTTCCGCGCCCAATACCTGCTGGTGATCCTGTTTTTGGTGTTTTACGCCGTCATGACCGGGGCCAGGCCGTCGGTGGTGCGGGCGGTCCTGATGACCTCGGTGTTCCTGGCCAGTTTTATGTTCGAGCGCGAGACCATGAGCCTGAACACCTTGTCGCTGTCGGGGCTGGCCCTGTGCCTCTGGAATCCGGAGAATGTTTTCGATCTGGGCTTTCAGCTTTCGTTTTTGAGCGTTTTTACGATCATTGTTTTTTATCCGCCGGCCGCGGAAACGCTGGCCCGGGCGTCGGTCCGGGGGCGGCATCTGCCGAAAATCCTCACGGACGCGGTCGCGGTCTCGTTCGCGGCCTGGCTGGGTGTCGCCGGGGTGGTGGCGTACAACTTCATGATCGTGACGCCGGTGACCATGCCGGCCAACCTGCTGGTCGTGCCGCTCATGGGCGCGCTCGTTGTCCTGGGGATGGGGATGCTGTTCTGCGGGCTGGCCGCGCCGTTTTTGCTCTACGCCTTTGTCCCCTGCGTGAGCGTTGTCATCAACGCTATGATCATCGCGGCCGATCTGGCGGACCGGGTCCCGGGGGCGTATTTTTATTGGAAGGGAGTTTCCTGGGGACACGCGGTATGTTATTATGGAGTCATCGGTTTTTTGGCCTGCGGGCCGCGCTTGGCCGGAGGACCGGCGGCGAAGGCCATAAAGGGGGGGGTGCCCGATTGA
- the bamD gene encoding outer membrane protein assembly factor BamD — translation MSRKILVTAIVFAVVLMFSVPAQAFWVWTPETNKWTNPKYSVKDTPQDQLAYALEFYKDKEYKKTIEEMEKLIKHYPRAREAAEAKYYVGLCYEDQGQLYQAFKEYQVVIEKYPFSERAGAIVEKQFSIGDQLMEGKQKKSKVLQTIAGGGYDVIDVYRTVIKNAPYGPFAAHAQYKIGLYLQEKQLYQEARDEFEKTINDYPESEWAKAARYQIALSDSKRSSGPGYDQKVTRTAVEEFKSFVKDYPDADLSEKAKKEIHNLREKEAENHFLIAAFYEKQKKFDAAKVYYSEVVRDYQNTSWAKKALEKIQTLNTLPGGKK, via the coding sequence ATGTCCCGAAAAATCCTCGTTACCGCCATCGTTTTCGCCGTTGTCCTGATGTTCTCTGTCCCGGCCCAGGCCTTCTGGGTCTGGACGCCCGAGACCAACAAGTGGACCAACCCCAAATACTCGGTCAAGGACACCCCCCAGGACCAGCTTGCCTACGCGCTGGAATTTTACAAGGACAAGGAGTATAAAAAAACGATCGAGGAGATGGAAAAGCTCATCAAGCATTATCCCCGCGCCCGCGAGGCCGCAGAGGCCAAATATTATGTCGGGCTTTGCTATGAGGACCAGGGCCAGCTTTACCAGGCCTTCAAGGAATACCAGGTCGTGATCGAGAAATACCCGTTCAGCGAGCGCGCCGGCGCGATCGTCGAGAAGCAGTTCAGCATCGGCGACCAGCTGATGGAAGGAAAGCAGAAAAAGAGCAAGGTCCTGCAGACCATCGCCGGCGGGGGATACGACGTGATCGACGTGTACCGCACCGTGATCAAGAACGCCCCGTACGGCCCCTTCGCCGCCCACGCCCAGTACAAGATCGGGCTTTACCTCCAGGAAAAACAGCTTTACCAGGAGGCCCGCGACGAGTTTGAGAAGACGATCAACGACTATCCCGAGAGCGAATGGGCCAAGGCCGCCCGTTACCAGATCGCGCTGTCCGATTCCAAGCGTTCCTCCGGCCCCGGATACGACCAGAAGGTGACGCGGACGGCGGTCGAGGAATTCAAGAGTTTCGTCAAGGATTACCCCGACGCGGACCTCTCGGAGAAGGCGAAGAAGGAGATCCACAACCTCCGCGAGAAAGAGGCCGAAAACCATTTTCTGATCGCCGCCTTTTACGAGAAGCAGAAGAAATTCGACGCGGCCAAAGTCTATTATTCGGAAGTCGTGCGGGATTACCAGAACACAAGCTGGGCCAAGAAGGCCCTGGAAAAGATCCAGACCCTCAACACCCTTCCCGGCGGAAAGAAATGA
- a CDS encoding LptE family protein, translating into MKRYFIAIAFLALGTVSLSCGYSARSGLSGFRTIYVDKFKNSIDFTAESRRRTYFPLLEVKVHKSVIDRFIFNGSLRIAEKEKADLVLTGEVTGYDRNALRYTDNDDVQEYRVYVVMNLTLTDPKTDTVIWEENGFTGEATYFLTGSQSRSESAAVDDAITDLARRVVERTIENW; encoded by the coding sequence ATGAAAAGATATTTCATCGCGATCGCTTTTTTGGCCCTGGGCACGGTGTCCCTGAGCTGCGGGTACAGCGCCCGCTCGGGTCTGTCCGGCTTCCGCACGATCTATGTCGACAAATTCAAGAACAGCATCGATTTCACCGCTGAGAGCCGGCGCCGCACCTACTTCCCGCTCCTGGAGGTCAAGGTCCACAAGTCGGTCATCGACCGTTTCATTTTTAACGGCAGCCTGCGCATCGCCGAGAAGGAGAAGGCGGACCTGGTGCTGACAGGGGAAGTGACGGGATACGACCGCAACGCCCTGCGTTACACCGACAACGACGACGTCCAGGAATACCGCGTTTACGTCGTCATGAACCTGACCCTCACCGACCCGAAGACGGACACCGTGATCTGGGAGGAGAACGGGTTCACCGGCGAGGCCACGTATTTCCTCACCGGGTCCCAGTCCAGGTCGGAGAGCGCCGCCGTGGACGACGCCATCACGGACCTGGCCAGGCGCGTGGTGGAGCGGACCATCGAGAACTGGTGA
- the rpsT gene encoding 30S ribosomal protein S20 yields MPQRSSAKKELRKNRTRHLHNLDLKTDLKKAVKKFMVSVGNKGQDAPANLRVVFKKLDKAAKENILHKNTAARRKSKFARILASAAK; encoded by the coding sequence GTGCCGCAAAGATCTTCAGCAAAAAAAGAACTGCGCAAGAACCGCACCCGTCACCTTCACAATCTTGACCTCAAGACCGACCTGAAGAAGGCCGTCAAGAAATTCATGGTCTCCGTCGGAAACAAGGGCCAGGACGCCCCCGCGAATCTCCGCGTCGTTTTCAAGAAACTGGACAAGGCCGCGAAGGAGAACATCCTTCACAAGAACACGGCCGCCAGGCGGAAATCAAAGTTTGCCCGTATTCTCGCCAGTGCAGCGAAGTAA